A single window of Pseudarthrobacter defluvii DNA harbors:
- the priA gene encoding bifunctional 1-(5-phosphoribosyl)-5-((5-phosphoribosylamino)methylideneamino)imidazole-4-carboxamide isomerase/phosphoribosylanthranilate isomerase PriA, whose translation MTTAHDLPVLELLPAVDVVNGQAVRLVQGEAGSETSYGTPVEAALNWQQQGAEWVHLVDLDAAFGRGSNAELLREVVGRLDIKVELSGGLRDDETLEAALDLGVARVNLGTAALENPEWTARAIERFGDKIAVGLDVRGTTLAGRGWTKEGGDLWDVLGRLEEAGCARYVVTDVTKDGTLQGPNVELLRQMVEKTGKPVVASGGISSLDDLKVLRSLVPLGVEGAIVGKALYAGAFTLPEALDVAGRR comes from the coding sequence ATGACCACCGCACATGACCTTCCGGTCCTTGAACTGCTGCCCGCCGTCGACGTCGTCAATGGCCAGGCCGTGCGGCTGGTCCAGGGCGAGGCCGGCAGCGAGACCAGCTACGGCACCCCTGTCGAAGCAGCCCTCAACTGGCAGCAGCAGGGCGCCGAATGGGTGCACCTGGTGGACCTGGACGCCGCTTTCGGGCGCGGCTCCAACGCCGAACTGCTCCGCGAGGTGGTGGGCCGGCTGGACATCAAGGTGGAGCTTTCGGGCGGCCTCCGCGACGACGAGACCCTTGAGGCGGCCCTCGACCTGGGCGTGGCGCGGGTCAACCTCGGTACCGCAGCGCTGGAGAACCCCGAGTGGACCGCCCGGGCCATCGAGCGCTTCGGCGACAAAATCGCCGTCGGGCTTGACGTCCGCGGAACCACCCTTGCGGGCCGCGGCTGGACCAAGGAAGGCGGGGACCTGTGGGACGTGCTGGGCCGCCTCGAAGAGGCAGGCTGCGCCCGCTATGTGGTAACCGACGTGACCAAGGACGGCACGCTGCAGGGACCGAACGTGGAGCTCCTGCGGCAAATGGTGGAGAAGACCGGCAAGCCGGTGGTGGCCTCCGGCGGAATCTCCAGCCTTGACGACCTCAAGGTCCTCCGCTCGCTGGTACCCCTGGGCGTCGAAGGCGCCATTGTGGGCAAAGCCCTGTACGCCGGTGCCTTCACGCTGCCCGAAGCGCTCGACGTCGCCGGCCGGCGCTAG
- the hisH gene encoding imidazole glycerol phosphate synthase subunit HisH produces MSGQVLKDGAIIDPSAARKLASPEGKPTVTVLDYGSGNVRSAVRALERAGAEVILSSKPEDVLNADGLVVPGVGAFETVMRELKAVDGIRLIGRRVAGGRPVLAICVGLQVLFEAGVEHGTEAEGIGEWPGKVEALPAEVVPHMGWNTVKVPQGSKLFAGVENERFYFVHSYGVQEWNFDVVQPRMAPPMVTWSEHGAPFIAAVENGPLCATQFHPEKSGDAGARLLRNWVESLRKPASGSPGTGAAPADAGSGA; encoded by the coding sequence GTGAGCGGGCAGGTACTGAAGGACGGCGCAATTATCGATCCTTCAGCAGCCCGCAAGCTTGCCTCACCCGAAGGCAAGCCCACGGTCACCGTGCTGGACTATGGTTCCGGAAACGTCCGCTCAGCCGTGCGCGCACTGGAACGCGCCGGTGCGGAAGTCATCCTGAGCTCCAAGCCGGAGGACGTGCTGAACGCAGATGGCCTGGTGGTGCCCGGCGTCGGCGCCTTCGAAACCGTGATGCGCGAACTCAAGGCGGTGGACGGTATCCGCCTCATCGGCAGGCGCGTTGCCGGCGGCCGCCCCGTGCTGGCTATTTGCGTTGGGCTCCAGGTCCTTTTCGAGGCAGGGGTGGAACACGGCACCGAAGCCGAAGGCATCGGTGAATGGCCCGGCAAAGTAGAGGCCCTTCCCGCGGAAGTTGTCCCGCACATGGGCTGGAACACCGTCAAGGTCCCCCAAGGCTCCAAACTCTTTGCCGGCGTCGAAAACGAGCGCTTCTACTTCGTGCACTCGTACGGCGTGCAGGAGTGGAACTTCGACGTGGTCCAGCCGCGGATGGCTCCGCCAATGGTCACGTGGTCCGAGCATGGCGCCCCGTTCATTGCCGCCGTCGAGAACGGCCCACTCTGTGCCACCCAGTTCCACCCCGAGAAGTCCGGTGACGCCGGTGCCCGGCTGCTGCGCAACTGGGTGGAAAGCCTGCGCAAGCCGGCCAGCGGCAGCCCCGGGACCGGTGCAGCACCCGCCGACGCCGGCAGCGGCGCCTAG
- the hisB gene encoding imidazoleglycerol-phosphate dehydratase HisB, which produces MSPTGSNTAAARTARMERATSESSVLVEINLDGTGVSDIDTSVPFYDHMLTALCKHSLIDMTVKATGDTHIDVHHTVEDVAITFGEVLRTALGNKAGIRRFGEATVPLDEALANAVVDVSGRPYLVHGGEPAGQEYHLIGGHFTGSLTRHVFEAITLHAGICLHMNVLAGRDPHHIVEAQFKAFARALRAAIEPDPRVEGIPSTKGAL; this is translated from the coding sequence ATGAGTCCAACCGGATCGAATACGGCCGCGGCCCGGACCGCCCGCATGGAGCGTGCCACCAGCGAGTCCTCCGTCCTCGTGGAGATCAACCTCGACGGAACCGGAGTGTCGGACATTGACACGTCCGTGCCGTTTTATGACCACATGCTGACCGCCCTGTGCAAGCACTCCCTGATCGATATGACGGTCAAGGCCACCGGCGACACCCACATCGACGTCCACCACACCGTGGAGGACGTCGCCATCACCTTCGGCGAGGTCCTGCGCACTGCCCTCGGCAACAAAGCGGGAATCCGCCGTTTCGGGGAAGCCACCGTGCCGCTGGATGAAGCCCTTGCCAACGCAGTCGTGGACGTCTCCGGCCGCCCCTATCTGGTGCACGGCGGCGAGCCGGCGGGCCAGGAGTACCACCTGATCGGCGGCCACTTCACCGGGTCCCTCACCAGGCACGTCTTCGAAGCCATCACGCTGCACGCCGGGATCTGCCTGCACATGAACGTGCTGGCCGGCCGGGACCCGCACCACATTGTCGAGGCCCAGTTCAAGGCCTTCGCCCGCGCCCTGCGCGCTGCCATCGAACCGGACCCCCGCGTTGAGGGCATCCCCTCCACCAAGGGCGCGCTGTGA
- a CDS encoding histidinol-phosphate transaminase: protein MNDQLERLNRLPLRNNLRGLTPYGAPQLDVPILLNVNENTHGVPADVRAAISAAVTEAAAGLNRYPDREFTELRRALAEYLGHGLDEANVWAANGSNEVLQQILQAFGGPGRTALGFPPTYSMYPLLASGTDTQYITGERAEGYDLSAESAARQVKELGPNIVFLCSPNNPTGTGLGLDVVEAVYEAGEDSQAIIIVDEAYHEFAHDGTPSALTLLPGRERLIVSRTMSKAFALAGARLGYMAAAPEVTDALRLVRLPYHLSAITQATALAALAHREALMADVQDIKAQRDRIVSELTRMGLTPAASDSNYVFFGGLENPHQVWQELLDAGVLIRDVGIPGHLRVTAGTEAETTAFLTSLERIIAGRAALPA, encoded by the coding sequence GTGAACGACCAGCTAGAACGTCTGAACCGGCTTCCCCTCCGAAACAACCTTCGCGGGCTCACCCCTTACGGGGCGCCCCAACTGGACGTCCCCATCCTGCTGAACGTCAATGAGAACACCCATGGTGTCCCGGCAGACGTGCGCGCCGCCATCAGCGCCGCGGTGACAGAGGCCGCCGCTGGCCTCAACCGCTACCCTGACCGGGAGTTCACCGAACTTCGGAGAGCCTTGGCGGAGTACCTCGGGCATGGCCTCGACGAAGCCAATGTCTGGGCAGCCAACGGTTCCAATGAGGTCCTGCAGCAGATCCTCCAGGCCTTCGGCGGCCCGGGCCGTACTGCCCTGGGCTTCCCGCCCACGTATTCCATGTACCCGCTGCTGGCCAGCGGAACAGACACGCAGTACATCACCGGGGAACGCGCGGAAGGCTACGACCTGAGCGCCGAGTCCGCCGCCCGCCAGGTCAAGGAACTCGGGCCGAACATTGTGTTCCTTTGCTCGCCCAACAACCCCACTGGAACCGGACTGGGTCTGGACGTCGTGGAAGCTGTCTACGAGGCCGGGGAGGACAGCCAGGCCATCATCATCGTCGACGAGGCCTACCATGAGTTCGCGCATGACGGAACGCCCAGTGCACTGACCCTGCTGCCGGGCCGTGAGCGGTTGATCGTCTCACGCACCATGAGCAAGGCATTTGCCTTGGCCGGCGCCCGGCTTGGCTACATGGCTGCCGCGCCCGAGGTAACCGATGCCCTGCGGTTGGTGCGCCTGCCGTACCACCTTTCTGCCATCACGCAGGCCACGGCGCTTGCCGCCCTCGCACACCGCGAGGCGCTCATGGCCGACGTGCAGGACATCAAGGCCCAGCGGGACCGGATTGTTTCGGAATTGACCAGGATGGGCCTGACGCCTGCCGCCTCCGACTCCAACTACGTCTTCTTCGGCGGACTGGAGAATCCGCACCAGGTCTGGCAGGAGCTGCTGGACGCCGGTGTACTCATCCGCGATGTCGGCATCCCCGGCCACCTCAGGGTCACTGCAGGCACTGAGGCGGAAACCACCGCCTTCCTCACGTCCCTGGAACGCATCATTGCGGGCCGGGCTGCGCTTCCCGCCTAG
- a CDS encoding LysM peptidoglycan-binding domain-containing protein: MSASTRHNVSPSAAPLRLTRRGRIVLIGVPLVLLTVLLLSLSGFFNSPAKASDSSADLAVTPTVTVTVQPGQSLWTIAGAVDPDRDARDVVADIVQLNNLSAGSVLPGQQLFVPTR, translated from the coding sequence ATGTCAGCATCAACTCGTCACAACGTTTCACCATCCGCGGCACCCCTGCGCCTTACCCGCCGGGGACGGATCGTCCTGATTGGAGTCCCATTGGTACTCCTCACCGTTCTCCTGCTCTCGCTGTCGGGGTTCTTCAACTCGCCGGCCAAGGCCTCCGACTCCTCGGCGGACCTGGCCGTGACGCCCACGGTCACCGTGACGGTGCAGCCAGGCCAGTCGCTGTGGACCATCGCCGGTGCGGTGGATCCGGACCGCGACGCCCGGGACGTGGTGGCGGACATCGTACAGCTCAACAACCTCAGTGCCGGCTCCGTCCTGCCTGGGCAGCAGCTGTTCGTTCCAACACGCTGA
- the lexA gene encoding transcriptional repressor LexA gives MAAAAAGGRTAPQTKRTTKGLTPRQKKILETIQRSVNENGYPPSMREIGDTVGLASLSSVTHQLSQLEKLGYLRRDPKRPRAMEVLMPLTLDGGAGKAAGISPAPQPPGPGATVTELPTALDTAMVPLVGRIAAGGPILAEQLVEDVMPLPRQLVGQGELFMLRVAGDSMVDAAICDGDWVVVRRQADAANGDIVAALLDDEATVKTFRQRDGHTWLLPQNTQYEPILGDHATIMGKVVSVLRSL, from the coding sequence ATGGCAGCAGCAGCCGCCGGGGGCAGGACAGCCCCGCAAACCAAGAGGACCACCAAGGGCCTGACCCCCCGGCAGAAGAAGATCCTCGAAACCATCCAGCGCTCAGTCAATGAGAACGGGTACCCGCCCTCCATGCGTGAGATCGGCGATACCGTCGGGTTGGCAAGCCTGTCCAGCGTCACCCACCAGCTCTCCCAGCTGGAGAAGCTCGGTTACCTGCGCCGTGATCCCAAGCGGCCGCGGGCCATGGAAGTGCTCATGCCCCTCACGCTGGACGGCGGTGCCGGCAAAGCCGCGGGCATCTCTCCTGCGCCCCAGCCTCCCGGCCCGGGTGCCACAGTGACTGAACTGCCCACCGCACTGGATACGGCAATGGTTCCCTTGGTGGGCCGGATTGCTGCCGGCGGTCCCATCCTGGCCGAGCAGCTCGTCGAGGATGTCATGCCCCTCCCCCGCCAGCTGGTGGGCCAGGGCGAACTCTTCATGCTGCGTGTGGCCGGCGATTCCATGGTGGACGCCGCCATATGCGACGGCGACTGGGTGGTGGTCCGGCGACAGGCGGACGCCGCCAACGGGGACATCGTTGCTGCACTGCTCGATGACGAAGCGACCGTCAAGACCTTCCGCCAGCGCGACGGCCACACTTGGCTGCTTCCGCAGAACACACAGTACGAACCCATCCTGGGCGACCACGCCACCATCATGGGCAAGGTCGTCTCAGTCCTGCGTTCACTCTGA
- a CDS encoding ATP-dependent DNA helicase, with translation MTDLAAGEAAQTAGEQFVIELLDRAVAGMGGQSRTGQHEMARQVARSIETGNHLLVQAGTGTGKSLAYLVPLIAHALESNKPALVSTATLALQTQIVGRDLPRLLKNITPGLERPVKVALVKGRSNYVCRHKLEGGFPSEEPSEGQLFSLGEDTSVPHFAASVGGPSSQLGKEVVRLREWAEKTATGDRDELLPGVTDRAWRQVSVTSMECLGAQKCPMAAECFAELARQDAAEADVVVTNHAMLAVSAFEGLAVLPEYDVVVVDEAHELQDRVTGAVSGQLSVAMVHAAASGARKHTAITVDALNAAAANLELALAGAPNGLLPNGLNDEQLDCVDQLREACRAALSDSKGDSNTTADGGRQLARSRLMLILELCERLVAARENREVVWFSRASTFDPGQGYSQPDENAPVLINIAPLSVAGRLREGLFAGHTVVLTSATLAIGSAFEPAAGGLGLLGDGAPSWTGVDVGSPFDYPRQGILYVAGHLPKPGRGVSQEALEELEALIKASGGGALCLFSSRRAAEEAADALRPKLDMSVLCQGESTMTALVKQFADEPDTCLFGTMSLWQGVDVPGGSCRLVVIDRIPFPRPDDPLMTARSRAVAQAGGNGFMSVSATHAAIRLAQGAGRLIRSTGDKGVVAVLDSRLATERYAGFLRGALPPFWATTDRSKALAALTRLGGESR, from the coding sequence ATGACTGACCTGGCGGCCGGAGAAGCCGCGCAGACGGCCGGCGAGCAGTTCGTCATCGAACTGCTCGACCGTGCCGTCGCCGGCATGGGCGGGCAAAGCCGCACCGGACAACACGAAATGGCCCGGCAGGTGGCGCGGTCCATTGAAACGGGCAACCACCTGTTGGTCCAGGCCGGCACCGGCACCGGTAAGTCGCTGGCCTACCTGGTGCCGCTCATCGCGCATGCCCTGGAGAGCAACAAGCCTGCGCTGGTGTCCACCGCCACGCTTGCCCTGCAAACCCAAATTGTCGGCAGGGACCTGCCCCGGCTACTGAAGAACATCACCCCTGGGCTGGAGCGGCCGGTCAAGGTTGCCTTGGTCAAGGGCCGCTCCAATTACGTCTGCCGCCACAAGCTCGAAGGCGGCTTTCCCTCGGAGGAGCCGTCGGAAGGGCAGCTCTTCTCGCTGGGCGAGGACACCAGCGTGCCGCACTTCGCAGCGTCCGTGGGCGGACCCTCCTCGCAGCTTGGCAAGGAAGTGGTCCGGCTCCGCGAGTGGGCGGAGAAGACGGCTACGGGTGATCGGGACGAACTGCTCCCGGGCGTGACCGACCGTGCATGGCGGCAGGTGTCCGTGACGTCCATGGAGTGCCTGGGGGCCCAAAAGTGCCCCATGGCTGCCGAATGCTTCGCTGAACTCGCCCGGCAGGACGCTGCTGAAGCGGACGTTGTGGTGACAAACCATGCCATGCTCGCCGTCAGCGCATTCGAGGGACTTGCCGTCCTGCCCGAATACGACGTCGTGGTGGTGGACGAAGCGCACGAACTGCAGGACCGGGTCACCGGAGCCGTCTCCGGACAGCTGTCCGTCGCGATGGTCCACGCTGCCGCTTCGGGCGCACGGAAGCACACCGCCATCACCGTTGATGCCCTGAACGCGGCCGCTGCGAACCTTGAGCTGGCCCTTGCCGGTGCCCCGAACGGCCTGCTGCCCAATGGCTTGAACGATGAGCAGCTGGACTGCGTGGACCAGCTGCGCGAGGCGTGCCGGGCGGCGCTGTCCGACTCCAAGGGGGACAGCAACACTACGGCCGACGGCGGCAGGCAGCTGGCCAGGTCCCGCCTCATGCTCATCCTGGAACTGTGCGAGCGGCTGGTCGCCGCCCGGGAAAACCGGGAGGTGGTGTGGTTTTCGCGCGCCAGTACATTCGATCCCGGCCAGGGCTACTCGCAGCCCGACGAGAACGCACCGGTGCTCATCAACATCGCCCCGCTGTCCGTGGCCGGGCGGCTGCGGGAGGGCCTATTTGCCGGGCATACCGTGGTGCTGACCTCGGCCACCTTGGCCATCGGGTCCGCGTTTGAACCTGCCGCAGGAGGACTGGGACTTCTCGGCGATGGTGCTCCCAGCTGGACGGGCGTGGACGTGGGCTCGCCCTTTGATTACCCCAGGCAGGGCATCCTCTACGTCGCCGGACACCTGCCCAAGCCCGGGCGCGGCGTGTCCCAGGAGGCGTTGGAGGAACTGGAAGCACTGATCAAGGCCTCCGGCGGGGGAGCACTGTGTCTGTTCTCTTCACGGAGGGCTGCCGAGGAAGCGGCCGACGCCCTGCGGCCCAAACTGGATATGAGCGTCCTCTGCCAAGGGGAATCCACCATGACGGCGCTGGTCAAACAGTTCGCCGATGAACCGGACACCTGCCTTTTCGGGACCATGTCCCTGTGGCAGGGCGTTGACGTTCCGGGAGGCTCCTGCCGCCTGGTGGTCATTGACCGTATCCCGTTCCCGCGGCCGGACGATCCGCTGATGACGGCGCGTTCGCGCGCCGTGGCGCAGGCCGGCGGGAATGGCTTCATGTCCGTGTCAGCCACGCACGCTGCGATCCGGCTGGCCCAGGGCGCTGGGCGGCTGATCAGGTCCACGGGGGACAAAGGCGTGGTGGCCGTGCTGGACTCCCGGCTGGCAACCGAGCGTTACGCCGGATTCCTGCGCGGTGCCCTGCCCCCGTTCTGGGCCACCACGGACCGCAGCAAGGCGCTGGCCGCCCTTACCAGGTTGGGCGGGGAGTCCCGGTAG
- the hflX gene encoding GTPase HflX, whose translation MTSQPNTGSDPAAQDMSPQEIQAVIDRILAKDVPAKNVSTPRGEGSGDGKAVLGRAQAISRLDEEHSTYDGDQQDLEERRALRRRAGLSTELEDVTEVEYRQLRLERVVLAGLWSEGTLADAENSLRELAALAETAGSEVLDGLVQRRDKPDPGTFLGSGKAQELKDIVLSTGADTVVVDAELAPSQRRALEDIVKVKVIDRTALILDIFAQHAKSREGKAQVELAQLEYLLPRLRGWGESMSRQAGGQVGGAAAGMGSRGPGETKIELDRRRIRTRMAKLRREIAAMKPARETKRANRRRNEVPSVAIAGYTNAGKSSLLNRLTDAGVLVENALFATLDPTVRKAETADGLGYTLADTVGFVRSLPTQLVEAFRSTLEEVADADLILHVVDVSHPDPEGQIAAVRKVFSEVDARKVPEIVVLNKADAADPFVVERLKQREPRHVVVSARTGEGIPELLKTISESIPRPSVKMELLIPYDRGDLISKLHESDAEILSLDHVEVGTRAAVMVREGLASELEPFVVND comes from the coding sequence ATGACCAGCCAGCCCAATACCGGTTCCGATCCAGCCGCCCAGGACATGAGTCCGCAGGAAATCCAGGCTGTTATCGACCGGATCCTCGCCAAGGACGTACCGGCCAAGAATGTCAGCACGCCCCGGGGTGAGGGCAGCGGTGATGGAAAAGCGGTGCTCGGCAGGGCCCAGGCCATTTCCCGCCTTGACGAAGAACATTCCACCTACGACGGCGACCAGCAGGACCTTGAGGAACGGCGCGCGCTGCGCCGCCGGGCGGGCCTGTCCACCGAACTTGAGGACGTCACAGAAGTCGAGTACCGGCAGTTGCGCCTGGAGCGCGTGGTCCTGGCCGGGCTCTGGTCCGAGGGCACGCTTGCGGACGCGGAGAACTCGCTGCGCGAGCTTGCCGCCCTCGCCGAGACTGCGGGTTCGGAAGTCCTCGACGGGCTGGTGCAGCGCCGCGACAAGCCCGACCCCGGAACCTTCCTGGGCTCGGGCAAGGCCCAGGAGCTCAAGGACATCGTCCTGTCAACGGGTGCGGACACAGTGGTGGTGGACGCCGAACTGGCCCCGTCCCAGCGGCGTGCCTTGGAAGACATCGTCAAGGTCAAGGTCATCGACCGTACCGCGCTGATCCTGGACATTTTCGCCCAGCACGCCAAGAGCCGTGAGGGCAAGGCCCAGGTGGAACTGGCGCAGCTGGAATACCTGCTTCCCCGCCTGCGTGGCTGGGGCGAGTCGATGTCCCGCCAGGCCGGTGGCCAGGTGGGTGGCGCTGCAGCCGGCATGGGTTCCCGTGGTCCCGGTGAGACCAAGATCGAACTGGACCGGCGACGGATCCGTACCCGCATGGCCAAGCTGCGGCGCGAAATCGCTGCTATGAAGCCCGCACGCGAGACCAAGCGGGCCAACCGCCGTCGTAATGAAGTGCCTTCCGTGGCCATCGCAGGGTACACCAACGCCGGCAAGTCCTCCCTGCTCAACCGCCTCACCGACGCCGGGGTCCTCGTGGAGAACGCACTGTTTGCCACCCTGGATCCCACCGTCCGCAAGGCCGAAACCGCCGACGGCCTCGGCTACACCCTGGCCGACACCGTGGGGTTCGTCCGTTCGCTGCCCACACAGCTGGTGGAAGCCTTCCGCTCCACGCTCGAGGAAGTGGCGGACGCCGACCTGATCCTGCACGTGGTGGACGTCTCGCACCCCGATCCGGAGGGCCAGATTGCTGCGGTCCGAAAGGTCTTCAGCGAAGTTGACGCCCGGAAGGTGCCCGAGATCGTCGTGCTGAACAAGGCCGATGCTGCGGACCCCTTCGTGGTGGAGCGGCTGAAGCAGCGGGAACCGCGGCATGTGGTGGTCTCGGCCCGCACGGGGGAGGGCATTCCGGAACTGCTGAAGACCATCAGCGAGTCGATTCCCCGGCCGTCGGTCAAGATGGAGCTGCTCATTCCGTACGATCGCGGCGACTTGATCAGCAAGCTGCACGAGTCCGATGCCGAGATCCTCAGCCTGGACCATGTCGAGGTGGGTACCAGGGCCGCTGTGATGGTCCGGGAGGGCCTGGCGTCCGAACTGGAACCATTCGTCGTCAATGACTGA